One window from the genome of Hippoglossus hippoglossus isolate fHipHip1 chromosome 6, fHipHip1.pri, whole genome shotgun sequence encodes:
- the cep152 gene encoding centrosomal protein of 152 kDa isoform X1 translates to MSIDFDSAALQTQHEEEEYDQEDYAREQELHKLLTDLPDDMLEDSRDSTPELEYSTCSNKNTRNSPQSTWTQQWSNPPKPISHEQNYDGDYDLGSRDEYTYEDVADQINGQQRQPLPPTWNQQSGDHQFTQGDYTYTSMGTDKSIETNDFSTEYESKPYSQESNNHVECNGDGGYRDVQNHGDQNTRNQFQPGAGDNVANQYKASYNPHHPAHQPKMFNPQVARQGAQFDLLQREFLDSTQQTSDREQLAQLQILNKAQQRQIEDLEQKLEDSRRNMRYIEHQFAIVKDEKDGLAISLKESSRLVEEVKEQEVQMKNKVKAMEQQIQVLTERDHENLRKQRVADAAVDSMKQQMLELCRSDTLSRVREQHDRDLTIIREQHDVALLTLKQKMDSSSQALHEQTDFSQRVREQVKQLECQREEEQLERARVINGLTQRLEESQHQCAKLLQTTSVQEMSQVQIKLQQTQSAKALTENMNKALQEDLADLKEQITMYESAVKHGVIALDLNSDWDHQLSDSCVDLGLKKMSKKNGILQSPALAHLSDSKLPKDEASRLLRVEMQRCLSSLKGKRQKITQLQGELQHCQSQVNELSSQLEEAKLSSSVREKSQMKPLDMTGESHKELVKLQEDKKHLQEQVEMLEKKNQELKQSEEKVRCANAELCSKMREMIQELDQEKQEAAQRSERIHQQYRDDVVNRVQTELMLEHDAQVEQLTAQHLQQIQQLQTQLSEANDKMLAVQECYISVCKEKDMVEEGIHNREKEEALIRNIEQKMREESVSAVEKLRSELDAQHQASVNQLKALWSKQKEAEIQQQVNSHVASAKAACREEVEKMEEERREKHRETAEVTCQTEEDEGISETTTPEELDSRLSALKQQLQLEADKVKRKAVEEARKQVQRELQENHLEDMAKQVEGAVTRAYNRWIEDLTSLPEYQASLQTEKEKWEELQEKHTEQQVSQALRAAEEHWHKKHKNQQEEQSSGAQRLEELQEEVLTLQCQVEQVRRAQAALMKAELAGARAVWNRDKQQEISVIQFRSEQVYHTKLQEQHKKLEQAREDAELQKKELLLQMEAKLQETLRVREEEWRCRHAESELTQRQQMREELLAELQSAMAHVQAQLLGDPKTDQQGTENTRRTSEAAAETTITQVLQTSCKDVVSRAISQTKKEWKKISEERLIRVLKETQKQHEQEMDKMLSSLSQRKESARCRKECSETSSKLQKKNQELQRHLEKACRQLQLSVRGHKTTVQRLKDEHEHSLQKAKEEHLQQLEEVKKAKESSGSSDLQQGLDEMKQQYLMTVEKIREDMLRYLQESRERAAEMIRMEVQRERQDTARKMRLYYLTCLQELLDDGGKPTGAEKKIMNAASKLAAMAKVLETPVRGKSGKNYSLPTDCSNAAFNMNPSTLPELPDIRAEERREKTSADQEQKAAAADRIKPLSHQDSSTSGKEAAPEDAATKPNQTQTSARTNPLSNKTSKQTTSSHHMAPPSQVNSVGASARSKSRELYLQGADYHPDSEQQSKAFLVHEAPVRGEKHTDWSMTSSDSDRSFPVPRLSFSGRKVEPVKPFSVSVTGASDFKEFGGLSPDASDLTVYNEITKKMPQTQTLNFPSVKISSHREPTPGSEAEQQQRVASRPLFSELRQRQQDSGFESPLYQQKY, encoded by the exons ATGTCTATCGACTTTGACAGTGCTGCTCTTCAGACCcagcatgaggaggaggagtacgACCAGGAGGACTATGCCAGAGAGCAGGAG CTGCACAAACTGCTCACAGACCTGCCTGATGACATGCTGGAGGACAGCAGAGACTCCACCCCAGAGCTTGAGTACTCTAcctgcagcaataaaaacacCAGGAACAG CCCACAGTCAACATGGACTCAGCAATGGTCAAATCCTCCAAAGCCAATCTCTCATGAGCAG AACTATGACGGTGACTATGATCTGGGCTCTCGTGACGAGTACACTTACGAGGATGTTGCTGATCAGATTAATGGACAGCAGAGGCAACCTCTGCCTCCCACCTGGAACCAGCAGTCAGGGGATCACCAGTTCACCCAAGGAGATTATACGTACACGAGCATGGGCACAGATAAATCTATAGAGACCAATGACTTCTCCACAGAGTATGAGTCTAAACCATATTCTCAAGAATCTAATAACCACGTGGAATGTAACGGAGACGGAGGATACAGAGACGTGCAAAACCATGGGGACCAAAATACCAGAAACCAATTTCAG CCTGGAGCTGGAGACAATGTTGCCAATCAGTACAAGGCCAGTTACAATCCTCACCATCCTGCCCACCAGCCAAAGATGTTTAACCCACAGGTCGCTCGCCAAGGCGCTCAGTTTGACCTTCTGCAGAGAGAATTCCTCGACTCGACACAAC AAACTTCTGACCGGGAGCAACTCGCTCAGCTGCAGATTTTAAACAAAGCTCAGCAGAGACAAATTGAAGACTTGGAGCAAAAACTGGAAGATTCAAGGCGTAATATGAGATACATCGAGCATCAGTTTGCAATTGTCAAAG ATGAAAAGGATGGCCTAGCAATCAGTCTAAAGGAATCAAGTCGATTGGTTGAAGAGGTAAAGGAGCAAGAGGTgcagatgaaaaataaagtgaagGCTATGGAGCAGCAAATACAGGTCCTTACTGAGAGAGACCATGAG AACCTGAGGAAGCAGAGGGTGGCGGACGCGGCAGTGGACAGCATGAAGCAGCAGATGTTGGAGCTTTGTCGTTCCGACACCCTGTCCAGAGTGCGAGAGCAGCACGACCGGGACCTTACCATCATCAGAGAACAGCATGACGTTGCACTGTTAACCCTGAAGCAGAAGATGGACTCTTCTTCTCAGGCTCTGCATGAACAG ACTGATTTCAGTCAGAGGGTACGAGAGCAGGTGAAGCAGCTGGAGtgccagagagaggaggagcaacTTGAGAGGGCGAGAGTCATCAACGGCCTCACTCAGCGACTGGAGGAGAGTCAGCATCAATGTGCTAAGCTACTGCAGACAA CCTCAGTGCAGGAGATGAGTCAGGTGCAAATTAAACTTCAACAGACTCAATCAGCCAAGGCTCTGactgaaaacatgaacaaagcTTTGCAG GAGGACCTGGCCGATTTGAAGGAGCAGATCACTATGTATGAATCTGCTGTGAAACATGGCGTAATTGCGTTAGATCTGAACAGTGACTGGGATCATCAGCTGTCTGACTCCTGTGTGGATTTAGGATTAAAGAAAATGAGCAAGAAAAATGGAATCCTCCAAAG CCCGGCCTTGGCTCATCTGTCAGACTCCAAGCTGCCCAAGGACGAGGCTTCGCGGCTGCTGCGTGTGGAGATGCAACGCTGTCTGAGTAGTCTGAAAGGGAAGCGGCAAAAAATCACTCAGCTGCAGGGGGAGCTTCAGCACTGTCAGAGCCAAGTAAATGAACTCAGCAGTCAGTTAGAAGAAGCCAAGCTGAGCTCTTCG gtcagagagaaaagtcagaTGAAACCTCTCGACATGACTGGAGAGTCTCACAAAGAGTTGGTGAAACTACAGGAAGATAAGAAACACTTGCAGGAACAAGTGGAG ATGCTAGAGAAAAAGAATCAAGAGCTGAAACAGAGTGAGGAGAAGGTGAGGTGTGCCAACGCAGAGCTGTGCTCTAAGATGAGGGAGATGATCCAGGAGCTGGACCAAGAAAAGCAGGAGGCTGCTCAGAG ATCTGAACGGATTCATCAGCAGTACAGGGATGACGTAGTGAACAGGGTCCAAACTGAGCTCATGCTGGAACATGATGCTCAGGTTGAACAGCTGACTGCGCAGCACCTGCAGCAGATCCAACAGTTACA GACCCAGCTATCTGAGGCCAATGATAAGATGTTGGCTGTACAAGAATGTTATATATCTGTCTGCAAAGAGAAAGACATGGTCGAAGAAGGAATACACaacagggagaaggaggaggctTTGATCAGAAATATTGag CAAAaaatgagagaggagagtgttTCAGCTGTGGAGAAGCTTAGGTCGGAGCTGGATGCTCAGCATCAGGCCTCAGTAAACCAACTGAAAGCTCTCTGGTCCAAACAGAAGGAGGCTGAGATCCAGCAGCAGGTGAACTCTCATGTAGCCTCAGCCAAGGCTGCGTGtagggaggaagtggaaaaa atggaggaggaaaggagggagaagcACAGAGAGACTGCTGAGGTAACCtgtcagacagaggaggacgagggcaTCAGTGAGACGACTACTCCTGAGGAGTTGGACTCCAGGCTCAGCGCCCTGAAACAACAGCTGCAACTGGAGGCTGACAAAGTCAAACGTAAGGCTGTGGAGGAGGCCAGGAAACAAGTCCagagagagcttcaggagaatCATCTGGAGGACATGGCTAAGCAG GTTGAAGGTGCAGTGACCAGGGCCTACAATCGCTGGATCGAGGATTTGACTTCATTACCAGAATATCAAGCCTCTCtccaaacagagaaagagaaatgggaAGAactgcaagaaaaacacactgaacaacAA GTGTCCCAGGCTCTGAGGGCGGCAGAGGAGCATTGGCATAAGAAACACAAGaaccagcaggaggagcagagctcTGGAGCGCAGAGGCTGGAGGAGCTACAAGAGGAGGTGCTGACACTCCAGTGCCAGGTGGAGCAAGTGAGGAGAGCACAAGCTGCCCTGATGAAGGCCGAGCTGGCCGGAGCTAGAGCGGTCTggaacagagacaaacagcaggagatctcCGTCATTCAGTTCCGCAGTGAGCAGGTGTATCACACCAAGCTGCAAGAGCAACACAAGAAGCTGGAGCAGGCCAGAGAGGACGCTGAGCTCCAGAAGAAGGAGCTGCTCCTGCAGATGGAGGCCAAGCTTCAGGAGACTCTGAGGGTCCGAGAAGAGGAGTGGAGATGTCGGCACGCTGAGAGTGAGCTGACTCAGAGACAGCAGATGAGGGAGGAACTGTTGGCAGAGCTTCAATCTGCAATGGCACATGTCCAGGCACAACTTCTTGGAGATCCCAAAACTGATCAGCAGGGCACTGAAAACACCAGGAGGACCAGCGAGGCCGCAGCAGAGACAACAATAACACAGGTCCTCCAAACATCCTGCAAAGACGTGGTCAGCAGGGCGATATCCCAGACCAAGAAGGAGTGGAAGAAA ATCAGTGAGGAGAGACTCATCCGTGtgttaaaagaaacacagaaacaacatgaaCAAGAAATGGACAAAATGCTGA GCTCTTTGTCGCAGAGGAAGGAGTCGGCTCGCTGCAGGAAGGAGTGCTCTGAGACTTCAAGcaaactgcagaagaagaaccAGGAGCTCCAGAGACACTTGGAGAAAGCCTGCCGTCAACTCCAGCTCAGTGTTCGAGGACACAAAACCACAGTGCAGCGCCTCAAAG ACGAGCATGAGCACAGCTTACAGAAGGCGAAGGAggaacatctgcagcagctggaagaaGTGAAGAAAGCCAAAGAATCCTCAGG GAGTTCTGATCTTCAGCAAGGCCTGGATGAGATGAAGCAGCAATATTTGATGACTGTAGAAAAGATCAGAG AGGACATGCTGCGTTACCTCCAGGAGAGTCGGGagcgagcagcagagatgaTCCGCATGGAGGTGCAGAGGGAGCGACAGGACACGGCCAGAAAGATGCGGCTTTATTATCTGACCTGTCTGCAGGAGCTACTGGACGATGGAGGAAAACCCACAGG agctgaaaagaaaataatgaatgctGCAAGCAAGCTGGCGGCCATGGCTAAAGTGCTAGAGACGCCTGTCCGAGGTAAATCTGGAAAGAACTACAGTTTACCAA cagATTGTTC AAACGCAGCTTTCAACATGAACCCGTCGACCCTTCCCGAGCTTCCTGAcatcagagcagaggagagaagagaaaagacgTCAGCTGACCAAGAGCagaaagcagctgctgcagacaggaTTAAACCTTTGAGCCACCAGGACAGTTCCACATCTGGGAAGGAGGCGGCCCCAGAGGACGCAGCCACgaaaccaaaccaaacccaAACTTCTGCTCGCACGAACCCTCTCTCCAACAAAACGTCCAAACAGACGACCTCTTCGCATCACATGGCGCCTCCATCCCAGGTGAACTCAGTCGGTGCGTCTGCGAGGAGCAAGAGCAGGGAGCTGTACCTGCAGGGAGCCGACTACCACCCCGACTCAGAGCAACAGAGCAAAGCTTTTCTCGTCCATGAGGCTCCTGTGAGAGGTGAGAAACACACGGACTGGAGCATGACCAGCAGCGACTCAGATAGAAGCTTCCCAGTTCCCCGACTCTCTTTCTCAGGGAGGAAAGTAGAACCTGTGAAGCCGTTTTCCGTCTCTGTGACAGGGGCCAGCGACTTTAAAGAGTTCGGTGGTCTCTCCCCGGATGCGTCCGACCTGACAGTTTATAATGAAATCACCAAGAAGATGCCTCAAACCCAGACTTTAAACTTTCCCAGTGTGAAGATAAGTAGCCACAGAGAGCCCACCCCTGGCTCTGAGgctgagcagcagcaaagagTTGCTTCCAGGCCTCTGTTTTCCGAGCtgaggcagcggcagcaggacAGCGGCTTTGAAAGTCCCTTATACCAACAAAAATACTAA
- the cep152 gene encoding centrosomal protein of 152 kDa isoform X2, with product MSIDFDSAALQTQHEEEEYDQEDYAREQELHKLLTDLPDDMLEDSRDSTPELEYSTCSNKNTRNSPQSTWTQQWSNPPKPISHEQNYDGDYDLGSRDEYTYEDVADQINGQQRQPLPPTWNQQSGDHQFTQGDYTYTSMGTDKSIETNDFSTEYESKPYSQESNNHVECNGDGGYRDVQNHGDQNTRNQFQPGAGDNVANQYKASYNPHHPAHQPKMFNPQVARQGAQFDLLQREFLDSTQQTSDREQLAQLQILNKAQQRQIEDLEQKLEDSRRNMRYIEHQFAIVKDEKDGLAISLKESSRLVEEVKEQEVQMKNKVKAMEQQIQVLTERDHENLRKQRVADAAVDSMKQQMLELCRSDTLSRVREQHDRDLTIIREQHDVALLTLKQKMDSSSQALHEQTDFSQRVREQVKQLECQREEEQLERARVINGLTQRLEESQHQCAKLLQTTSVQEMSQVQIKLQQTQSAKALTENMNKALQEDLADLKEQITMYESAVKHGVIALDLNSDWDHQLSDSCVDLGLKKMSKKNGILQSPALAHLSDSKLPKDEASRLLRVEMQRCLSSLKGKRQKITQLQGELQHCQSQVNELSSQLEEAKLSSSVREKSQMKPLDMTGESHKELVKLQEDKKHLQEQVEMLEKKNQELKQSEEKVRCANAELCSKMREMIQELDQEKQEAAQRSERIHQQYRDDVVNRVQTELMLEHDAQVEQLTAQHLQQIQQLQTQLSEANDKMLAVQECYISVCKEKDMVEEGIHNREKEEALIRNIEQKMREESVSAVEKLRSELDAQHQASVNQLKALWSKQKEAEIQQQVNSHVASAKAACREEVEKMEEERREKHRETAEVTCQTEEDEGISETTTPEELDSRLSALKQQLQLEADKVKRKAVEEARKQVQRELQENHLEDMAKQVEGAVTRAYNRWIEDLTSLPEYQASLQTEKEKWEELQEKHTEQQVSQALRAAEEHWHKKHKNQQEEQSSGAQRLEELQEEVLTLQCQVEQVRRAQAALMKAELAGARAVWNRDKQQEISVIQFRSEQVYHTKLQEQHKKLEQAREDAELQKKELLLQMEAKLQETLRVREEEWRCRHAESELTQRQQMREELLAELQSAMAHVQAQLLGDPKTDQQGTENTRRTSEAAAETTITQVLQTSCKDVVSRAISQTKKEWKKISEERLIRVLKETQKQHEQEMDKMLSSLSQRKESARCRKECSETSSKLQKKNQELQRHLEKACRQLQLSVRGHKTTVQRLKDEHEHSLQKAKEEHLQQLEEVKKAKESSGSSDLQQGLDEMKQQYLMTVEKIREDMLRYLQESRERAAEMIRMEVQRERQDTARKMRLYYLTCLQELLDDGGKPTGAEKKIMNAASKLAAMAKVLETPVRGKSGKNYSLPNCSNAAFNMNPSTLPELPDIRAEERREKTSADQEQKAAAADRIKPLSHQDSSTSGKEAAPEDAATKPNQTQTSARTNPLSNKTSKQTTSSHHMAPPSQVNSVGASARSKSRELYLQGADYHPDSEQQSKAFLVHEAPVRGEKHTDWSMTSSDSDRSFPVPRLSFSGRKVEPVKPFSVSVTGASDFKEFGGLSPDASDLTVYNEITKKMPQTQTLNFPSVKISSHREPTPGSEAEQQQRVASRPLFSELRQRQQDSGFESPLYQQKY from the exons ATGTCTATCGACTTTGACAGTGCTGCTCTTCAGACCcagcatgaggaggaggagtacgACCAGGAGGACTATGCCAGAGAGCAGGAG CTGCACAAACTGCTCACAGACCTGCCTGATGACATGCTGGAGGACAGCAGAGACTCCACCCCAGAGCTTGAGTACTCTAcctgcagcaataaaaacacCAGGAACAG CCCACAGTCAACATGGACTCAGCAATGGTCAAATCCTCCAAAGCCAATCTCTCATGAGCAG AACTATGACGGTGACTATGATCTGGGCTCTCGTGACGAGTACACTTACGAGGATGTTGCTGATCAGATTAATGGACAGCAGAGGCAACCTCTGCCTCCCACCTGGAACCAGCAGTCAGGGGATCACCAGTTCACCCAAGGAGATTATACGTACACGAGCATGGGCACAGATAAATCTATAGAGACCAATGACTTCTCCACAGAGTATGAGTCTAAACCATATTCTCAAGAATCTAATAACCACGTGGAATGTAACGGAGACGGAGGATACAGAGACGTGCAAAACCATGGGGACCAAAATACCAGAAACCAATTTCAG CCTGGAGCTGGAGACAATGTTGCCAATCAGTACAAGGCCAGTTACAATCCTCACCATCCTGCCCACCAGCCAAAGATGTTTAACCCACAGGTCGCTCGCCAAGGCGCTCAGTTTGACCTTCTGCAGAGAGAATTCCTCGACTCGACACAAC AAACTTCTGACCGGGAGCAACTCGCTCAGCTGCAGATTTTAAACAAAGCTCAGCAGAGACAAATTGAAGACTTGGAGCAAAAACTGGAAGATTCAAGGCGTAATATGAGATACATCGAGCATCAGTTTGCAATTGTCAAAG ATGAAAAGGATGGCCTAGCAATCAGTCTAAAGGAATCAAGTCGATTGGTTGAAGAGGTAAAGGAGCAAGAGGTgcagatgaaaaataaagtgaagGCTATGGAGCAGCAAATACAGGTCCTTACTGAGAGAGACCATGAG AACCTGAGGAAGCAGAGGGTGGCGGACGCGGCAGTGGACAGCATGAAGCAGCAGATGTTGGAGCTTTGTCGTTCCGACACCCTGTCCAGAGTGCGAGAGCAGCACGACCGGGACCTTACCATCATCAGAGAACAGCATGACGTTGCACTGTTAACCCTGAAGCAGAAGATGGACTCTTCTTCTCAGGCTCTGCATGAACAG ACTGATTTCAGTCAGAGGGTACGAGAGCAGGTGAAGCAGCTGGAGtgccagagagaggaggagcaacTTGAGAGGGCGAGAGTCATCAACGGCCTCACTCAGCGACTGGAGGAGAGTCAGCATCAATGTGCTAAGCTACTGCAGACAA CCTCAGTGCAGGAGATGAGTCAGGTGCAAATTAAACTTCAACAGACTCAATCAGCCAAGGCTCTGactgaaaacatgaacaaagcTTTGCAG GAGGACCTGGCCGATTTGAAGGAGCAGATCACTATGTATGAATCTGCTGTGAAACATGGCGTAATTGCGTTAGATCTGAACAGTGACTGGGATCATCAGCTGTCTGACTCCTGTGTGGATTTAGGATTAAAGAAAATGAGCAAGAAAAATGGAATCCTCCAAAG CCCGGCCTTGGCTCATCTGTCAGACTCCAAGCTGCCCAAGGACGAGGCTTCGCGGCTGCTGCGTGTGGAGATGCAACGCTGTCTGAGTAGTCTGAAAGGGAAGCGGCAAAAAATCACTCAGCTGCAGGGGGAGCTTCAGCACTGTCAGAGCCAAGTAAATGAACTCAGCAGTCAGTTAGAAGAAGCCAAGCTGAGCTCTTCG gtcagagagaaaagtcagaTGAAACCTCTCGACATGACTGGAGAGTCTCACAAAGAGTTGGTGAAACTACAGGAAGATAAGAAACACTTGCAGGAACAAGTGGAG ATGCTAGAGAAAAAGAATCAAGAGCTGAAACAGAGTGAGGAGAAGGTGAGGTGTGCCAACGCAGAGCTGTGCTCTAAGATGAGGGAGATGATCCAGGAGCTGGACCAAGAAAAGCAGGAGGCTGCTCAGAG ATCTGAACGGATTCATCAGCAGTACAGGGATGACGTAGTGAACAGGGTCCAAACTGAGCTCATGCTGGAACATGATGCTCAGGTTGAACAGCTGACTGCGCAGCACCTGCAGCAGATCCAACAGTTACA GACCCAGCTATCTGAGGCCAATGATAAGATGTTGGCTGTACAAGAATGTTATATATCTGTCTGCAAAGAGAAAGACATGGTCGAAGAAGGAATACACaacagggagaaggaggaggctTTGATCAGAAATATTGag CAAAaaatgagagaggagagtgttTCAGCTGTGGAGAAGCTTAGGTCGGAGCTGGATGCTCAGCATCAGGCCTCAGTAAACCAACTGAAAGCTCTCTGGTCCAAACAGAAGGAGGCTGAGATCCAGCAGCAGGTGAACTCTCATGTAGCCTCAGCCAAGGCTGCGTGtagggaggaagtggaaaaa atggaggaggaaaggagggagaagcACAGAGAGACTGCTGAGGTAACCtgtcagacagaggaggacgagggcaTCAGTGAGACGACTACTCCTGAGGAGTTGGACTCCAGGCTCAGCGCCCTGAAACAACAGCTGCAACTGGAGGCTGACAAAGTCAAACGTAAGGCTGTGGAGGAGGCCAGGAAACAAGTCCagagagagcttcaggagaatCATCTGGAGGACATGGCTAAGCAG GTTGAAGGTGCAGTGACCAGGGCCTACAATCGCTGGATCGAGGATTTGACTTCATTACCAGAATATCAAGCCTCTCtccaaacagagaaagagaaatgggaAGAactgcaagaaaaacacactgaacaacAA GTGTCCCAGGCTCTGAGGGCGGCAGAGGAGCATTGGCATAAGAAACACAAGaaccagcaggaggagcagagctcTGGAGCGCAGAGGCTGGAGGAGCTACAAGAGGAGGTGCTGACACTCCAGTGCCAGGTGGAGCAAGTGAGGAGAGCACAAGCTGCCCTGATGAAGGCCGAGCTGGCCGGAGCTAGAGCGGTCTggaacagagacaaacagcaggagatctcCGTCATTCAGTTCCGCAGTGAGCAGGTGTATCACACCAAGCTGCAAGAGCAACACAAGAAGCTGGAGCAGGCCAGAGAGGACGCTGAGCTCCAGAAGAAGGAGCTGCTCCTGCAGATGGAGGCCAAGCTTCAGGAGACTCTGAGGGTCCGAGAAGAGGAGTGGAGATGTCGGCACGCTGAGAGTGAGCTGACTCAGAGACAGCAGATGAGGGAGGAACTGTTGGCAGAGCTTCAATCTGCAATGGCACATGTCCAGGCACAACTTCTTGGAGATCCCAAAACTGATCAGCAGGGCACTGAAAACACCAGGAGGACCAGCGAGGCCGCAGCAGAGACAACAATAACACAGGTCCTCCAAACATCCTGCAAAGACGTGGTCAGCAGGGCGATATCCCAGACCAAGAAGGAGTGGAAGAAA ATCAGTGAGGAGAGACTCATCCGTGtgttaaaagaaacacagaaacaacatgaaCAAGAAATGGACAAAATGCTGA GCTCTTTGTCGCAGAGGAAGGAGTCGGCTCGCTGCAGGAAGGAGTGCTCTGAGACTTCAAGcaaactgcagaagaagaaccAGGAGCTCCAGAGACACTTGGAGAAAGCCTGCCGTCAACTCCAGCTCAGTGTTCGAGGACACAAAACCACAGTGCAGCGCCTCAAAG ACGAGCATGAGCACAGCTTACAGAAGGCGAAGGAggaacatctgcagcagctggaagaaGTGAAGAAAGCCAAAGAATCCTCAGG GAGTTCTGATCTTCAGCAAGGCCTGGATGAGATGAAGCAGCAATATTTGATGACTGTAGAAAAGATCAGAG AGGACATGCTGCGTTACCTCCAGGAGAGTCGGGagcgagcagcagagatgaTCCGCATGGAGGTGCAGAGGGAGCGACAGGACACGGCCAGAAAGATGCGGCTTTATTATCTGACCTGTCTGCAGGAGCTACTGGACGATGGAGGAAAACCCACAGG agctgaaaagaaaataatgaatgctGCAAGCAAGCTGGCGGCCATGGCTAAAGTGCTAGAGACGCCTGTCCGAGGTAAATCTGGAAAGAACTACAGTTTACCAA ATTGTTC AAACGCAGCTTTCAACATGAACCCGTCGACCCTTCCCGAGCTTCCTGAcatcagagcagaggagagaagagaaaagacgTCAGCTGACCAAGAGCagaaagcagctgctgcagacaggaTTAAACCTTTGAGCCACCAGGACAGTTCCACATCTGGGAAGGAGGCGGCCCCAGAGGACGCAGCCACgaaaccaaaccaaacccaAACTTCTGCTCGCACGAACCCTCTCTCCAACAAAACGTCCAAACAGACGACCTCTTCGCATCACATGGCGCCTCCATCCCAGGTGAACTCAGTCGGTGCGTCTGCGAGGAGCAAGAGCAGGGAGCTGTACCTGCAGGGAGCCGACTACCACCCCGACTCAGAGCAACAGAGCAAAGCTTTTCTCGTCCATGAGGCTCCTGTGAGAGGTGAGAAACACACGGACTGGAGCATGACCAGCAGCGACTCAGATAGAAGCTTCCCAGTTCCCCGACTCTCTTTCTCAGGGAGGAAAGTAGAACCTGTGAAGCCGTTTTCCGTCTCTGTGACAGGGGCCAGCGACTTTAAAGAGTTCGGTGGTCTCTCCCCGGATGCGTCCGACCTGACAGTTTATAATGAAATCACCAAGAAGATGCCTCAAACCCAGACTTTAAACTTTCCCAGTGTGAAGATAAGTAGCCACAGAGAGCCCACCCCTGGCTCTGAGgctgagcagcagcaaagagTTGCTTCCAGGCCTCTGTTTTCCGAGCtgaggcagcggcagcaggacAGCGGCTTTGAAAGTCCCTTATACCAACAAAAATACTAA